Proteins from one Mycolicibacter virginiensis genomic window:
- a CDS encoding AI-2E family transporter: MSASADESVHPTVRKAAAWAWRLLVLFAAALLVLLIMRRLEVIVVPVAIAMMMSALLLPGVDWLSKHGVHRGLAVFLLLLGGLAVLAGLLSFVVDQFIDGVPELVEQVTQVINSTQHWLVEGPLHLSSEQIDSAGDTVVNGLRNNQAKLTSGALSTAETITKIITGAFVVLFTLIFFLYGGRNIWQFTVKFFPSQVRERVHAAGIAGFESLIGYVRATFLVALVDALGIGIGLAVMAVPLALPLASLVFLGAFIPLVGAVLTGLLAVLVALIAKGWIYALVTLGLIIAVNQLEAHVLQPLVMGRAVSIHPLAVVLGISTGGILAGIVGALLAVPTIAFIDRAVRVLVGASDPDPDTPYPADPDTPDSEADDVSTDPPDAAVQQR, translated from the coding sequence ATGTCAGCCAGCGCAGACGAATCCGTACATCCGACGGTGCGCAAGGCGGCGGCCTGGGCCTGGCGCCTGCTGGTGCTGTTCGCCGCGGCGCTGCTGGTGCTGCTGATCATGCGGCGCCTCGAAGTGATCGTCGTCCCGGTGGCCATCGCAATGATGATGTCGGCGCTGCTGCTGCCCGGCGTGGACTGGCTGTCCAAGCACGGGGTGCATCGGGGGCTTGCGGTGTTCCTGCTGCTGCTCGGCGGGCTAGCAGTGCTCGCCGGGCTGCTGAGCTTCGTGGTCGACCAGTTCATCGACGGGGTGCCGGAACTGGTCGAGCAGGTCACCCAGGTGATCAACTCGACCCAGCACTGGTTGGTCGAGGGTCCACTGCACCTGAGCAGTGAGCAGATCGACAGCGCCGGCGACACAGTAGTCAACGGCCTGCGCAACAATCAGGCCAAACTGACCAGCGGCGCGCTGTCCACGGCAGAGACCATTACCAAGATCATCACCGGCGCCTTCGTCGTGCTGTTCACGCTGATCTTCTTCCTCTACGGCGGCCGCAATATCTGGCAGTTCACGGTGAAGTTCTTCCCGAGCCAGGTGCGCGAGCGGGTGCACGCTGCCGGCATTGCGGGATTCGAATCACTGATCGGCTACGTGCGGGCTACGTTCCTGGTGGCGCTGGTCGACGCCCTCGGCATCGGCATCGGCTTGGCTGTGATGGCCGTGCCCTTGGCGTTGCCGCTGGCCTCATTGGTGTTCCTGGGGGCTTTCATCCCGCTGGTCGGTGCGGTGCTCACCGGGTTGCTGGCCGTGCTCGTCGCCCTGATCGCCAAGGGCTGGATCTACGCGCTGGTCACCCTGGGGCTGATCATCGCGGTCAACCAGCTGGAAGCCCATGTACTGCAGCCGCTGGTCATGGGGCGTGCCGTCTCGATCCACCCGCTGGCGGTGGTGTTGGGCATCTCCACCGGCGGAATCCTGGCCGGCATCGTCGGTGCGCTACTCGCCGTCCCGACGATCGCCTTCATCGATCGGGCGGTGCGAGTACTGGTCGGAGCCTCGGACCCCGACCCGGACACGCCGTACCCCGCGGATCCCGATACGCCGGACTCAGAAGCCGACGACGTCAGTACCGACCCTCCCGACGCAGCAGTTCAGCAGCGCTGA
- a CDS encoding helix-turn-helix domain-containing protein has protein sequence MTLAADRRRGPLPRQPSGDTDRPVEFWPTSAIRAALQTGDISTWQLIVVALKRDPYGRTARQVEEVLEGTESFGIAKALSEVLARTRAHLEANERAEVARHMRVLIERSGLSQHEFASRVGVPADTLGEYLSGTVSPPASLMIRMRRLSDRFVKLQTREAPDIV, from the coding sequence GTGACGTTGGCCGCGGATCGACGCCGTGGGCCGCTGCCCCGGCAGCCGTCCGGCGACACCGACCGGCCGGTCGAGTTCTGGCCCACGTCGGCCATCCGCGCTGCGCTGCAGACCGGCGACATCTCCACCTGGCAGCTCATCGTGGTGGCACTCAAGCGCGATCCCTACGGCCGCACCGCGCGCCAGGTCGAAGAGGTGCTGGAGGGCACCGAATCCTTCGGTATCGCCAAGGCCCTGTCGGAGGTCCTGGCCCGCACCCGGGCCCACCTGGAGGCCAACGAACGCGCGGAGGTCGCGCGTCACATGCGGGTGCTGATCGAGCGGTCGGGATTGAGCCAGCACGAGTTCGCCTCACGGGTCGGTGTCCCAGCCGACACGCTCGGTGAATACCTCAGCGGTACGGTCAGCCCGCCGGCCTCGCTGATGATCCGGATGCGCCGATTGTCCGACCGCTTCGTCAAGCTGCAGACCCGCGAGGCGCCCGACATCGTCTGA
- a CDS encoding NYN domain-containing protein — protein MTSPDLKVGVDAEPTGTDPTVEGPPTQRVLLVWDAPNLDMGLGAILGRRPTGVERPRFDALGRWLLNRTAEVAALHPQVRVEPEATVFTNIAPGSADVVRPWVEALRNVGFAVFAKPKIDEDSDVDSDMLEHIALRKEQGLVAVAVASADGQAFREPLEELCSLGIAASVLGFREHASWALASDTLEFVDLEDIPGVFRERLPRISLDSLPEQGAWLQPFRPLSSLLNSRE, from the coding sequence ATGACCAGCCCCGACCTGAAAGTCGGAGTGGACGCCGAGCCCACCGGGACCGACCCGACCGTCGAGGGACCACCGACGCAACGGGTATTGCTGGTGTGGGACGCCCCGAACCTGGACATGGGCCTGGGCGCGATCCTGGGCCGTCGTCCGACCGGCGTGGAGCGACCCCGTTTCGACGCACTGGGACGCTGGCTGCTCAACCGCACAGCCGAGGTGGCGGCGTTGCACCCGCAGGTCAGGGTGGAGCCCGAAGCGACCGTGTTCACCAATATCGCCCCGGGCAGCGCCGACGTCGTCCGGCCCTGGGTCGAAGCGTTGCGTAACGTGGGTTTTGCAGTCTTCGCCAAGCCGAAGATCGATGAGGACAGCGATGTCGACTCCGACATGCTCGAACACATCGCGCTTCGGAAAGAACAGGGACTGGTGGCGGTGGCAGTCGCCTCCGCCGACGGTCAGGCGTTCCGGGAACCGCTGGAAGAACTCTGCAGTCTCGGTATAGCCGCCTCTGTGCTCGGATTTCGCGAACATGCGAGCTGGGCGCTAGCCTCGGATACCTTGGAGTTTGTCGACCTGGAGGACATTCCTGGTGTGTTCCGGGAGAGGCTGCCGCGGATCAGCCTGGATTCGCTGCCAGAACAGGGGGCGTGGCTCCAGCCGTTCCGGCCGCTGAGCTCCCTACTGAACTCGCGAGAGTGA
- a CDS encoding MMPL family transporter: MMRFSSNLRRFRWVVFTGWLLAVIPSLYLAATQSGHLTGGGFEVQGSQSLHVQYQLEDHFPEQGASPLALVAAPRADATYRDMKDAVALLQRAAGEVPSVTVLPDTTQPPPRPDRPYVVSLRVDFNNTGAVDVAKKLRTKLGVEGEHPGRVENGSVNLYVIGQGALGAAASAKTKQDIGAAERWNLPIVLVVLLAVFGSLAAAAIPLALGIGTVIVTMGLVYLLSLFTTMSVFVTSTVSMFGIALAIDYSLFILMRYREELRAGRQPQEAVDAAMATSGLAVVLSGLTVVASLTGIYLINTPVLVSMATGAILAVSVAVLASVSLTPVVLAVFGRAVAKRSALLHWARSPQTVQSRFWTSWTASVMRRPWASALVAAGFLLALAAPALSLSLGNSMLRQFDSSHEIRGGVAAAAQALGPGALGPIRVLVTIPGADASAPAHAETFAAIRQEMSQAPNIASVSPPVFGDDNSSGLLSAVLSVDPEDMAARTTVDWMREHLPEAAGSPAVQVDVGGPTALIKDFDDRVAAAEPMVLVFVALIAFLMLLVSIQSVLLALKGVVMTVLSVAAAYGSLVMVFQWGWLERFGFASTGSIDTFIPPLVLAMTFGLSMDYEIFLLTRIRERFLQTGNTHDAVAYGVSTSARTITSAALIMIAVFIGFAFAGMPLVAELGVACAVAIAVDATVVRLVLVPALMAMFAEWNWWLPRWLARILPSVDFEKPLPTVDLGDVVVIPDDISTLITPSADLRVVVKSAARLKGLVPDAVCVSDPLALRGCGIAEMATSKIQAVPVATGPAPSGGTMVSHALARLTGGWQSRTGTVRAQPRTIRPVHPVTVWRRRLAIALDALETESWAATEIGLDVPALTRCRPMEAAAVQLPTGDRLQIPTGAETLRLAGYLVLARNSSRDYAGLAELADALGPKTVAGALRGIDAYYSGQPADGHWMATQLVCRLADPEPTARGDYTSGDDALGASTDWEHVQGRCLAVAVAMLEEAR, encoded by the coding sequence ATGATGCGCTTCAGCAGCAACCTGCGCAGATTCCGCTGGGTGGTCTTCACAGGGTGGTTACTTGCTGTGATCCCCTCGCTCTACCTGGCCGCCACCCAGTCCGGCCATCTCACCGGTGGGGGCTTTGAGGTTCAGGGATCGCAGTCGCTGCATGTGCAGTACCAGCTCGAGGACCATTTTCCCGAGCAGGGCGCCTCACCGCTGGCCTTGGTGGCCGCACCCCGCGCCGATGCCACCTACCGAGACATGAAAGACGCCGTCGCGCTGCTCCAGCGGGCCGCCGGCGAAGTTCCCAGCGTGACGGTGCTGCCGGATACGACGCAGCCGCCGCCGCGGCCCGACCGGCCGTACGTGGTGTCCCTGCGAGTGGACTTCAATAACACCGGCGCGGTCGATGTCGCCAAGAAGCTGCGCACCAAGCTGGGCGTGGAAGGCGAACATCCCGGCCGGGTCGAAAACGGTTCGGTGAACCTCTACGTGATCGGGCAGGGCGCACTCGGCGCCGCAGCGTCGGCGAAGACCAAGCAGGACATCGGCGCAGCAGAGCGATGGAATCTGCCGATCGTGCTGGTCGTGTTGCTGGCCGTGTTCGGCTCACTGGCGGCCGCCGCAATCCCGCTGGCGTTGGGGATCGGCACGGTGATCGTCACCATGGGCCTGGTCTATCTGCTGTCGTTGTTCACCACGATGTCGGTGTTCGTCACGTCCACGGTGTCAATGTTCGGGATCGCGTTGGCGATCGACTACTCGCTTTTCATCCTGATGCGCTATCGCGAGGAACTGCGGGCCGGCCGGCAACCGCAGGAGGCCGTCGACGCGGCCATGGCGACGTCGGGGCTGGCGGTGGTGCTGTCGGGTCTCACCGTGGTGGCCTCCCTGACCGGGATCTATCTGATCAACACACCGGTGCTGGTGTCGATGGCGACCGGAGCGATCCTGGCTGTGTCGGTGGCGGTGCTGGCGTCGGTCAGCCTGACACCGGTGGTGCTGGCCGTGTTCGGCCGGGCAGTGGCCAAGCGGTCGGCGCTGCTGCACTGGGCGCGCAGCCCCCAGACCGTCCAATCACGGTTCTGGACCAGCTGGACGGCTTCGGTGATGCGACGTCCCTGGGCCTCGGCGTTGGTGGCTGCGGGATTCCTGCTGGCGCTCGCGGCGCCGGCGCTGTCGCTGTCGCTGGGCAACAGCATGCTTCGCCAGTTCGACTCCTCCCACGAGATCCGGGGCGGGGTGGCCGCGGCCGCCCAAGCCCTGGGCCCGGGTGCGCTGGGACCGATCCGGGTATTGGTGACCATCCCCGGCGCGGACGCATCGGCGCCGGCCCATGCCGAGACGTTTGCCGCGATCCGCCAGGAGATGTCGCAGGCCCCCAACATCGCTTCGGTGTCGCCGCCGGTCTTCGGCGACGACAACAGCAGCGGCCTGCTGTCCGCGGTGTTGTCCGTCGATCCCGAGGACATGGCCGCTCGGACAACCGTCGACTGGATGCGCGAACACCTGCCGGAGGCGGCTGGCTCGCCGGCGGTGCAGGTGGATGTCGGCGGACCGACAGCGTTGATCAAGGATTTCGACGACCGGGTCGCAGCGGCCGAACCGATGGTGCTGGTCTTCGTGGCGCTGATCGCCTTCCTGATGCTGTTGGTCTCCATCCAATCGGTGTTGCTGGCGCTCAAGGGCGTGGTGATGACGGTGCTGTCGGTGGCGGCTGCCTACGGCAGCCTGGTGATGGTGTTCCAGTGGGGCTGGCTGGAACGGTTCGGCTTCGCATCGACCGGTTCCATCGACACGTTCATTCCGCCACTCGTGCTGGCGATGACGTTCGGCTTGTCGATGGACTACGAGATCTTCCTGCTGACCCGCATCCGCGAGCGTTTCCTGCAGACCGGTAACACCCACGACGCAGTCGCCTACGGGGTGAGTACCAGCGCACGCACCATCACCAGCGCGGCCCTGATCATGATCGCGGTGTTCATCGGATTCGCGTTTGCCGGGATGCCGCTGGTCGCCGAGCTGGGGGTGGCCTGCGCGGTGGCGATCGCGGTCGACGCCACCGTGGTGCGGTTGGTGCTGGTTCCGGCGCTGATGGCGATGTTCGCCGAGTGGAACTGGTGGCTGCCGCGCTGGCTGGCCCGAATCCTGCCGTCGGTCGACTTCGAAAAGCCCCTACCCACAGTCGATTTAGGTGACGTCGTGGTCATCCCCGATGACATCTCCACCCTGATCACCCCCAGCGCCGACCTTCGTGTCGTGGTCAAGTCGGCGGCCCGGCTCAAAGGGCTGGTGCCCGACGCGGTCTGTGTCAGCGACCCGCTGGCACTGCGCGGCTGCGGCATCGCCGAGATGGCCACCAGCAAGATCCAAGCGGTGCCGGTCGCTACCGGGCCGGCCCCCTCCGGCGGCACCATGGTCAGCCATGCGCTGGCCCGGCTGACCGGCGGCTGGCAGTCGCGTACCGGTACCGTCCGGGCGCAGCCCCGCACCATCCGTCCGGTTCATCCGGTCACCGTGTGGCGCCGCCGGCTCGCCATCGCCCTCGACGCCCTGGAAACCGAGTCATGGGCGGCCACCGAGATCGGGCTCGATGTTCCGGCATTGACCCGGTGCCGTCCGATGGAAGCCGCCGCCGTCCAACTGCCCACCGGAGACCGGTTACAGATCCCCACCGGCGCCGAAACGCTACGCCTGGCGGGCTACCTGGTGCTGGCACGCAACAGCTCGCGCGACTACGCCGGGCTGGCTGAGCTCGCCGATGCGCTGGGCCCGAAAACCGTTGCTGGGGCCCTCCGCGGAATCGATGCGTACTACTCTGGTCAACCAGCCGACGGACACTGGATGGCCACCCAGCTGGTATGTCGACTCGCCGATCCGGAGCCCACCGCACGCGGCGACTACACCTCCGGCGACGATGCGCTTGGGGCGAGTACGGATTGGGAACACGTCCAAGGGCGCTGCCTGGCAGTTGCCGTGGCGATGCTGGAGGAGGCGAGGTGA
- a CDS encoding lysylphosphatidylglycerol synthase transmembrane domain-containing protein, translated as MRPVVASLVALVLTVELVLVWDQVSAAWCSLGRADARWLVGAVVAAAASMHSFAQIQRTLLSSAGVHVSQRQSEAAFYAANSLSTTLPGGPVLSATFLYRQQRRWGATPVVASWQLVMSGVLQAVGLAVLGLGGAFLLGARSNPFSLLFTLGGFIALLLLAQAVASRPELIDGIGVRVLSWFNSMRARPTDAGLATWRRLLGQLESVSLGRRDLSTAFGWSLFNWVADVACLACAAYATGGRASVAGLTVAYAAARAAGTIPLIPGGLLVVEAVLVPGLVSSGLTLPDAISAVLIYRMISWVLISAAGWVVFFCVFRTDNAADHDTDEYAPVLSEPRSVGSPHRPEVRSPAGRSPAGRPRAGRQAGRHPAVRPEPARPAVARAPAAG; from the coding sequence GTGCGCCCAGTCGTGGCGAGTCTGGTCGCGCTCGTGCTCACGGTCGAACTCGTGCTGGTGTGGGACCAGGTTTCCGCCGCGTGGTGCAGTCTCGGTCGTGCCGACGCCCGCTGGCTGGTCGGAGCGGTGGTGGCCGCGGCGGCATCGATGCACAGCTTCGCGCAGATCCAGCGGACGCTACTGAGCTCGGCCGGCGTGCACGTGTCCCAGCGGCAGTCCGAGGCCGCCTTCTACGCCGCCAACTCGCTCAGCACCACCCTGCCCGGCGGCCCGGTGCTGTCGGCAACCTTCCTGTACCGGCAGCAACGCCGTTGGGGCGCGACCCCGGTAGTGGCGTCATGGCAGCTGGTGATGTCGGGCGTATTGCAGGCGGTCGGGCTGGCCGTGCTGGGCCTCGGCGGCGCGTTCCTCCTCGGTGCGCGCAGCAACCCGTTCTCACTGTTGTTCACCCTCGGCGGGTTCATCGCGCTGCTATTGCTGGCGCAGGCGGTGGCCTCACGACCGGAGCTGATCGACGGCATCGGAGTTCGCGTGCTGTCCTGGTTTAACTCGATGCGCGCCCGGCCCACCGACGCCGGGTTGGCGACCTGGCGCCGGCTGCTGGGCCAACTGGAGTCGGTGAGCCTGGGCCGCCGGGACCTGTCGACGGCGTTCGGCTGGTCACTGTTCAACTGGGTCGCCGACGTCGCCTGCCTGGCGTGCGCCGCCTATGCCACCGGTGGGCGGGCGTCGGTTGCCGGTTTGACGGTGGCCTACGCCGCGGCCCGCGCGGCGGGGACGATTCCCCTGATCCCGGGTGGCTTGTTGGTGGTGGAGGCCGTGTTGGTGCCGGGTCTGGTGTCGAGCGGGCTGACCTTGCCAGACGCCATCTCTGCCGTGCTGATCTACCGGATGATCAGCTGGGTGCTGATCTCAGCCGCCGGCTGGGTGGTGTTCTTCTGCGTCTTCCGCACCGACAACGCGGCCGACCACGACACCGACGAGTACGCGCCGGTCCTCAGCGAACCGCGATCGGTTGGGTCACCGCACCGGCCGGAGGTCCGCTCACCGGCAGGCCGGTCACCGGCAGGCCGCCCACGGGCAGGCCGCCAGGCAGGCCGCCACCCGGCAGTCCGCCCTGAGCCTGCACGGCCTGCAGTAGCCCGAGCACCTGCGGCAGGCTGA
- a CDS encoding MMPL family transporter: MFAWWGRTVYRYRFIVIGVMVALCLGGGVYGMSLGDHVTQSGFYDDGSQSVQASIVGDEVYGRDRTSHVVAVFTAPKGETVDDPEWFDAAKNGLNKVKNDHPDQIMSWVGYFTNPEALANMADAGKKHAFASIQLKGDDDDTILKNYQAVEPDLQKLDGGKVELGGLQPIANALTGTIASDQQRMEVLALPLVAVVLFFVFGGVIAASLPVIVGGLSIAGATGILQLTTHFGPVHFFAQPVVSLIGLGIAIDYGLFVVSRFREEIAEGYDTEAAVRRSVMTAGRTVVFSAVLIIVSCASLLVLPQGFVHSLTYAFFASVGLAAILSITLLPAILGVLGTNVDALGVRTLYRIPFLREWDFSNRIIGWFAEKTQKTKTREEVEGGFWGKLVNYVMQRPLAFAIPIVVAMILLIIPLGKLSFGGMSEKYLPPDNTARVAQEHFDEIFPGFRTEKLTLVITSDTDKPVTDQQVADIRNRAMAISGFVVPDDDPAEMWKERPYLPGASKAPSVRVIENGLVNRNDAAQKIKALRALSTPKGLDVLVGGTPALEQDSIHAMVDKGPLMLALLLITTTLLMFLAFGSLVLPLKAAVMSALTIGSTMGILTWMFVDGHGAGLLNFTPTPLMVVVIALVVAVGWGLATDYEVFLVSRMVEARESGMSTTEAIRIGTATTGRLITAAALILAVVAASFVFSDLVMMKYLAFGLMAALLLDATVVRMFLVPSVMKLLGDDCWWAPRWMKRLQNRIGLGEIRLPDERRRVTRRPATATVAPAPAGAAAPRPTHDPTHPSPGRAAPARHPAEQLPTRPVSGHPSNARTNRINTGPAEPPTTRFSAADPATERVTSPAKESAGPGEEREIESWLGELRGGRDTSQARRGTEPEASDERTRSLPKPTGGDNTENAPTTAIPAQGPATDPENPATEKFTAVGDQPGDDAADNPQSPQRRGAAGGLSAAELLRREGRY, translated from the coding sequence GTGTTCGCCTGGTGGGGTCGAACTGTATACCGCTACCGATTCATCGTAATCGGCGTGATGGTGGCGCTTTGCCTGGGTGGCGGCGTCTACGGAATGAGCCTGGGCGACCACGTCACCCAGAGCGGGTTTTACGACGATGGCAGCCAGTCAGTGCAGGCTTCGATCGTCGGCGACGAGGTCTACGGCCGGGACCGCACCAGCCATGTGGTGGCAGTCTTCACCGCGCCCAAGGGCGAGACGGTCGACGACCCGGAATGGTTCGACGCGGCCAAGAATGGGCTGAACAAGGTCAAGAATGACCACCCCGATCAGATCATGAGCTGGGTCGGCTACTTCACCAATCCCGAAGCGCTGGCCAACATGGCGGACGCAGGAAAGAAGCACGCGTTCGCGTCGATCCAGCTCAAGGGCGACGACGACGACACCATCCTCAAGAATTACCAGGCTGTCGAGCCGGATCTGCAGAAGCTCGACGGCGGCAAGGTCGAACTCGGCGGCCTGCAACCGATCGCCAACGCCCTGACCGGAACTATCGCCAGCGACCAACAGCGTATGGAGGTGCTGGCGCTGCCGTTGGTGGCGGTGGTGCTGTTCTTCGTGTTCGGCGGGGTGATCGCCGCCAGCCTGCCGGTCATCGTCGGTGGATTGAGCATCGCCGGGGCGACGGGCATCCTGCAGCTCACCACCCATTTTGGGCCGGTGCACTTCTTCGCCCAACCGGTGGTCTCGCTGATCGGCCTGGGTATCGCGATCGACTACGGCCTCTTCGTGGTGAGCCGATTCCGAGAAGAGATCGCCGAGGGCTACGACACCGAGGCTGCGGTACGGCGCTCGGTGATGACGGCCGGGCGCACCGTGGTGTTCTCGGCGGTGCTGATCATCGTCTCGTGCGCCAGCCTGCTGGTCTTGCCACAGGGCTTCGTGCACTCGCTGACCTACGCGTTCTTCGCCTCGGTGGGACTGGCGGCCATCTTGTCGATCACGCTGCTGCCCGCCATTCTGGGTGTGCTGGGCACCAACGTCGACGCACTCGGGGTCCGCACCCTGTACCGCATTCCGTTCCTGCGGGAATGGGACTTCTCCAACCGCATCATCGGCTGGTTCGCCGAGAAGACCCAGAAGACCAAGACCCGCGAAGAAGTCGAGGGCGGGTTCTGGGGCAAGCTGGTCAACTACGTGATGCAGCGACCGCTGGCCTTCGCGATCCCGATCGTGGTCGCGATGATCCTGTTGATCATCCCGCTGGGCAAACTGTCGTTCGGCGGGATGAGCGAAAAGTATCTGCCGCCGGACAACACCGCCCGGGTGGCCCAGGAGCACTTCGACGAGATCTTCCCGGGCTTCCGTACCGAGAAGCTGACCCTGGTAATCACGAGCGATACCGACAAACCGGTCACCGACCAGCAGGTTGCTGATATCCGCAACCGCGCGATGGCGATCAGCGGATTCGTCGTTCCCGATGATGATCCCGCCGAGATGTGGAAGGAACGCCCCTACCTTCCCGGGGCCTCTAAGGCTCCCTCGGTCCGGGTGATCGAGAACGGTTTGGTCAACCGCAACGACGCCGCGCAGAAGATCAAGGCGCTGCGCGCACTGAGCACACCCAAGGGCCTGGACGTACTGGTCGGCGGAACACCCGCGCTCGAACAGGACAGCATCCATGCGATGGTCGACAAGGGGCCGCTGATGTTGGCGCTCTTGCTGATCACGACAACGCTGCTGATGTTCCTGGCGTTCGGGTCCCTGGTGCTGCCGTTGAAGGCCGCGGTGATGAGCGCGTTGACGATCGGGTCGACGATGGGCATCTTGACCTGGATGTTCGTCGACGGGCACGGCGCCGGGCTGCTGAACTTCACCCCGACTCCACTGATGGTGGTGGTGATTGCGCTGGTCGTTGCGGTGGGCTGGGGCCTGGCCACCGACTACGAGGTGTTCCTGGTCTCCCGGATGGTGGAGGCACGAGAATCCGGGATGTCCACCACCGAGGCGATCCGGATCGGCACGGCTACCACCGGCCGGCTGATCACCGCGGCCGCACTGATTCTCGCCGTGGTTGCCGCGTCGTTCGTGTTCTCCGACCTCGTGATGATGAAGTACCTGGCGTTCGGTCTGATGGCGGCACTGTTGCTGGACGCCACGGTGGTCCGGATGTTCCTGGTGCCGTCGGTGATGAAGCTGCTCGGCGACGACTGCTGGTGGGCACCACGCTGGATGAAGCGCCTGCAGAACCGGATCGGTCTGGGCGAAATCCGGCTGCCCGACGAGCGGCGCCGGGTGACCCGCCGCCCCGCGACGGCAACCGTCGCACCGGCCCCGGCAGGTGCGGCCGCCCCGCGCCCGACGCACGACCCCACGCACCCCTCCCCGGGCCGCGCTGCCCCGGCACGTCATCCCGCGGAGCAGCTTCCGACCCGGCCGGTGAGCGGCCATCCGTCCAACGCCCGAACCAATCGGATCAACACCGGCCCGGCCGAGCCGCCTACCACCCGCTTCTCGGCAGCCGACCCGGCGACCGAGCGGGTGACGTCCCCCGCCAAGGAATCCGCGGGACCGGGTGAGGAACGCGAAATCGAGTCGTGGCTGGGTGAACTGCGCGGCGGCCGTGACACGTCGCAGGCCCGACGCGGTACTGAGCCGGAGGCGTCCGACGAGCGAACCCGGTCGCTGCCCAAACCTACCGGCGGAGACAACACCGAGAACGCTCCCACGACGGCGATCCCGGCTCAGGGCCCCGCAACGGACCCCGAGAACCCGGCCACCGAGAAGTTCACCGCGGTCGGCGATCAACCCGGCGACGACGCGGCAGACAACCCGCAGAGCCCCCAGCGGCGTGGTGCCGCCGGCGGTCTCAGCGCTGCTGAACTGCTGCGTCGGGAGGGTCGGTACTGA
- the trmB gene encoding tRNA (guanosine(46)-N7)-methyltransferase TrmB produces the protein MHAQRDVESAPDVPGVDTPAPRRFRNFSVRYRHSALSDGQRQTWDRLWPDLGAEVVPPDGPDRPQPLDPQRWFGRDAPLVLEIGCGAGTSTVAMAQAEPNLDVIAVEIYERGLAQLLCAIDREQLSNIRLLRGDGLDVLEYLIAPSSLIGVRVFFPDPWPKARHHKRRLLQPATMALIADRLQPGGILHAATDHADYAVQIAESGDGEPGLRRVTNPFGDATLPISVARPTTKYEAKGRTAGSAINEFVWERV, from the coding sequence ATGCATGCTCAGCGCGACGTCGAGTCAGCACCGGACGTCCCTGGCGTCGACACCCCCGCTCCACGCCGTTTCCGCAACTTCAGCGTCCGCTACCGGCACTCCGCATTGTCGGACGGTCAGCGCCAGACCTGGGACCGGCTCTGGCCCGACCTGGGCGCCGAGGTCGTTCCGCCGGACGGTCCCGACCGCCCCCAGCCGCTGGACCCGCAGCGCTGGTTCGGCCGCGACGCTCCCCTGGTGCTCGAGATCGGCTGCGGAGCCGGGACCTCCACGGTGGCGATGGCACAGGCCGAACCGAACCTCGACGTCATCGCCGTCGAAATCTACGAGCGCGGGCTGGCGCAACTGTTGTGCGCGATCGACCGCGAACAGCTGAGCAATATCCGGTTGCTGCGCGGCGACGGCCTCGACGTGCTCGAATACCTGATCGCCCCGTCATCGCTGATCGGGGTGCGCGTCTTCTTCCCCGACCCCTGGCCCAAGGCCCGGCACCACAAGCGGCGGCTGTTGCAGCCGGCCACCATGGCGCTGATCGCCGATCGGCTGCAGCCGGGCGGAATCCTGCACGCGGCCACCGACCATGCCGACTACGCGGTGCAGATCGCCGAGTCCGGCGACGGCGAACCGGGCCTGCGCCGGGTAACCAATCCTTTCGGGGACGCCACCCTGCCGATCTCGGTCGCTCGCCCGACCACCAAGTACGAGGCGAAGGGCCGCACTGCGGGCAGCGCGATCAACGAGTTCGTCTGGGAGCGGGTCTGA